CCATACGCTCGAGCACGTCATCTACGGACCACTCAgtcatgcccagctttcctttACGTAAACTAGTGCTATCTGTCGGCCTCCAATGGTGAACTCAGTGGGGATATTTTGATTTGTTTGCTTTTTATATTTTCAATTTCATATTTTGCTTCCTGCGCTCTCCCGTGCTAGATTCTGACGGTCACTGGAAATCAGTGGGGCGCTCCAAGCTTTCAAATATCCCGCAATAATTTTTTACCTTCAGCGTCATGCATGCAGAACATTATGCGGCGGTCTCACAAGCTGGAAGCCCACGTCCACGTGTACTGGGCTTGACTCCATTTGCCTCGATTTACAAAGGCAAAATAGGACACATTTAGCATTTCTAATTTAGCATATATGCAAAACAGTATATGCAAAGTAGCTATACTGACTGCAACTTAAAGCGGCGCATATGAGAAGAGCCCTGTATAACGATCGTACTCTTACGTACCATTGCCCTGCGTCAAGTTAGATTACCGCAGGAAGTCGCGTGCATATAATGTGCACAGCATTTGTGCCATGTGCCTTTACCCGGATGTAGCGTGTCAACACAGCTATTCGATGGCTTTTAAACACACCTGTCGGCCCCTGCAACAATATTATTCGGGAGCAGCTTCGAGTAGCAGAACAGGGGCTTTCTGTTGGCAGGAATTAAGCGCCGTTTTACCACCGCTACGAAAACAGGATGATGCGAAAAACACGCATTTTAATAATAGAACATGACGCGCTTCGAAAGGGGACGCATTGTTTGGGTTTAAAGGCAGCATTCGCCTTAGTATTTGTCTGGGTTCCAAAGCCAATGTTCCGCTTTGATTTGAAACTACACCTCGGAAGGTCACTCTTCGAACGGTAAGCTGCGGTAACGGGTAGACTGATGCCCTGCAGACATGTTGTTAAGGCGTTTGCTGGGAATCACAGTTATTTACTGAGGTGCCATTGAATGCAGTTGTAGAGCGGCATGCTATTCGGTTCGTACACCGAGTCTGTCCTCCGCACGACACGTGACACTCACCGTAACTCCTTGCTGGGCCTCTACTGTCCCTCCGGATAGAGACGATTGGAACCCGTCTACAAATATATCGCACACTCGTATTACTGATTATGGCTATAGACTAAGAGGctctggtttttcttttttttctttcactttgctCCCGggatgaaaaaaatgcaaaacagtcactggaggtgctgggtatcgatcccagtacctctcgcatgctaagcgagcgctctaccatctgagctacacccccgaacGGGCGGAATTGCGGATCGAACGCAATTTCAGGTTTCAAAGGAGATCGAATGGGCGAGGGTGCCCATCTCTTTCTCCGTCGACACCGTTtagaaaatgtcaaatctgcaccaactagcccgatccgctacccttctgaacTTCGTTTAGAAAAACTTGGCGGCTCGCCGCTTCCGAGTCGTCGACCGGTGGGGCCTTGAGGAACGCTGGATCTCGCATAGCAGACTTATTGACCGGTTCATAACGGACCGGAGTTGACACAAGTCGGAATGATAGTAATTACGAACGATTTTTGCACCACAAAGCCATTGAGATGCTTTCAGTTCGCTGGCCCGAACCTGTTTCAGGGTGCAGCAGAGAGAAGACCGCTGCTCAGGTGTTTCAGCGAGAGGCATGATCAGCCTTCGGAAAAGCTACTTTTGTGCTGTATTGTGCGTGTCTAGCTCCAACGGCCTTCAACTCAGTGGGACCAAAAAGGGCTCAACAGGCGGGTAACGCATCACCGATTCTCTCAGTTGGTTATTCAGTCACGTCTCAGCAGCACAGACGCAAGAACAAGCGGGATTAACGTCTTCTTCAGTCTGCAAGTGGGAAGAAAAAGATATAGGACTGTAGTTTGGAATCATAGGAATAAATTGGACGCAGCAACCTCCGTGTGGTTCCGAAGACAACGAGTTATATATTTTCACATGGGTGCCTGAATATAgctagtttggtttggtttgctttggtttggttttgtgggatttaatgtcccaaagcgactcatactatgacggacgccgcagtagagggctccagataattttgaccacctgggtttctttaacatgcacttacattgcacagtacacggtcctatagcatttcgcctctgtcgaaatacgaccgccgcggccgggatcgagcccacgtctttgggtcagcagccgagcgccataaccactgagccaccgcggcagcttaatTATAGTTGTAACTTGTAAGACAGGTTTCTGTCTTTTGCGTGGTCCCAGTTTATTGCGCTATAATTTCTGAATGGGAAACTCGATGCATGACTTCACTAGTGTAGCTAGGTGGCCAGTTGTTTGTCGGCCGAGTGCAATGCCTCTCTGCGCAGCTTAGTAAGATCGATACCAAGCACACGACATAAACATAATGCGGGGCTAATGGTGCGCCAACTGACACTCAGCTGTTGCCCGTTCTtcaggcgagagagagagaggggctcTTTAATGAGGAACAGAGATTTTAGCAAACGTTTCAAAAGCACTGACATACGACATCATCTTATCCGGACTTAAGCTTTTAAAAGGCCAAAGGCCCCTGAACAGGTTTGTACTTTCAAATAAGCAACCCCAACGCGTAGATCAGGCCGTTACGACTGTCTCTCAAAAATATTGGTGCCATGTGCGCCTGTAAGGCCCGGAAAACTTAAACCAAAGCCCATTACAGACCTATCTCGTCGTCTGCTAGTTAATTTATCCAGCTCTTTTTCGCTGCACGTTCTctgtctctctccctctctctcataTTATGATTGAATTGATAGTAGTGCTTGCAAGCAAAAAGCTGACTGTATAACATCgcatttcaccccccccccctctttttttctccctccAGCCTGTGCGCATGTGGTCTACCGGGGATGTTAGTACTCCATCTGCTCtgattggggggaggggggggggggggggggggcaaaagtaGACCTTGTTTACAGTTTCTAAACATTGCAGGTGAAAGCGACAGAAAGTGGCGCGCATGGAACGAGCTCGCAGCACATAGGCGGTGCACATGCGGCCTGTTGCAGTGCGTCGCGGTAGAtcgggacaggaaatggcgctcgcagaatgtgcgCAGTACGTTTACACATACGTTCAGGCGGAAGCACCGTGTCGAGGCAGCCCGAAGCAGCTGCTCGATGCTCCCTTGCACGCAGGTGTCGATAGCTGTAACTGCCGTTCCGAAGCAGCTTCGCGGAGAAGCGCAGTGACTTCCCATTGGCAGGAAACAGCATTTTGCTGTAGCTAACTACGAGAGCAGGTAAGTGAAAACATCACTTATTTTCGAAGTATATCCTATTGAAAACTGCCTATAGGCTTGAATGGGTCAGAAAATAAGATTATGGTACATTTGGCTTGGATTTATAGaattaccgtcccaaagcgactctggatATGAGGAACGCTATAGTGGACGACTTGGGATAAattcggccacctggagttcttaacgggcactgatATCGCGTGGTGCACGGGCCTATAGCGTTTCGCTTCCGTAGAAATGTGACCGCAGAAGGGGGGTCGAACTCACGGCTTCCGTATACGttttgcgatgtcaatgcacgttaaagaaccccagatgctTGAAATAATTGGcatccttccattacggcgtctctcatagactgagtcgctttgggacattaattCTAAACAGCCAACCCAAATGTGCCATAATTATATTTGCTGAACAATTCAAACCAATGCACATTTTTGAGTAAGGTAGCCCGGTTTAATAAGGAAGGGCACACCTTGTTTGAGTTCAAAAGGCAGtgttcccttttattttttcctgGGTTCCAAAGCCAGCATTTTCCTTAGTTTTGGTCTGGGTTTAAAGGCCATTATTTCCGCAGTTTATGCCTAGGTTCTAGGTTCAAAAGCCAGAATTTCTTTTAAGTTTTGCCTCGTTCTAAAAGCCAGTATTCCCCATAGTTTCATAGTTTAAAGCCAGTACTCGCTTTCCCCTAACTTTCGCACTGCACGGTGGGGGAGGGGGCTTAGAGAAAGTGGGAGAAGGGGAACTGCTCTTGGAGTGATCCCACGAGGGCACCTCCATGGACAGGACTGCTACTAACTTGCGATGGCAGCTTCCATCAATCCCTGAGACATTTGTCCATCGTTCACCCTGCATGGGTGTTTGCGACCAGTGCGTACGGAAGCGCTGGAGCTGACTCAGAAACCGTGCAGCCGTGGACCAGCGTGTGTTAGGTGTAATTAACTGGAATCGCTTTTGACTAATGCAGGTCATGATAAGATCGGCGTGCTGCTTCCTCTTCCTCATTTACGGCCACTGCGCATTCGACGTGGCGCGAGGTGCCGAGTGCGACCCTGCCATTTGCCGCCTGGAAGACAACTGCCTCTGCATGAGTAACCACCCTCCGGGCAACCTGACTGTGGCAGAGACACCGCAGTTCGTGATGATCACCTTCGACGACGCGGTCAACGACCAGAACATGGGCTTCTACCGAGAGCTGCTGGCCCCCGGCAGGCGGCGCAACAGGGCCAACGGCTGCAACATGGCCGCCACCTTTTTCGTGTCGGCCGGATACACGGACTACTCGTTCGTGCACGAACTGCACAGCGCGGGAAACGAGATAGCGCTGCACTCCATCACGTGCGTTTCTGGTGTTTATCTGCATTGGCGGAAGAGGTCTTCTTCTTTAGATTTCATTTTTTCGCGTCCCTAGATAGGGTGCATTGAGTTTAATGAGTGACTCCAAAACGAAAGAGGCGGCCTTTCTCGTGCGCACCCTTTTCACATTCGTGATAACCGCAGTGACATCCATTATGGTAACGCCTGCTGGCAGCTAGTCGTTGCTCTGCATTACCAAATGCGCTCCGTACTAATCTGGAAACAACGATCTTTAAGATCACGTGATTACAGCCGGTATCGGTATGGCCGCTATTGCAATGAACGAGAAACTTACATTGCTGCAACGTTCTGGAGTACAAAAGTATTATCTTCCAACAGATGTTACCGCTTTCTGTATAGCAATGCGTCGTTAGTGCAAGCATTCTTCGCAGTCCCTGATGGACGTCACGTTGCATTAGCAATCCCTCTTCATGGCTTACGCCTCAGGCAGAAAGAGTTCTGAGTTATTACTGACAACACTGTATAGCGAACCACGTCCACGATAAGTGAATATTGTCGCATGACCCCGGCGACATAGATATTTTGGAGTATCCTTATCTTGAACGTAATTATTTTAGTTCCAGCTGGGGCTACCATAGCTCCGAGCCTCGTCCAGGGAAGTTACGGCGACCTCGACACAATTGCTACAGAAACTGCCTTTGAATGTCGTTATCGCAGGCACCTCAACAACATGACCTACTGGCGTACGCTGGACGTCGCCGGCTGGGAAGCGGAGTTCGTGGGCGTTCGCCAGCTGCTGAGGGACTACGCACTCATCCCCGAGAAGGGCATGGTGGGTGCCAGGGCGCCGTTCCTCGAGATCGGGCCCGGGCACGGTTACGCCATGATGCAGAAGCAGGGCTTCCTCTACGACTCTTCGGTCTCCATGAGGTGTGTTTGTACGTGAGTGCTCTCGTTTACGCGTTTCAGCATACCGTGCCGGTGCATCAGAGCGGTAGTTTAGAAAGTCTATGGCTTTCTTCCTCTAGTTATTCGTCCCTTCAAAAGGCCGCTACAGATAGCcatgtgaagtaaaaaaaaaatatcactacCATTGAACCTGCACTATGGCAAAGAATTCACATTCTTGCAATCTATATGTCGCATACAACTCTTGAGTTAAAAAGGAGAGCTGGTATtgttgtttcttccttttttgttttttttttggttggggGTATACATACATATTCGAGTGTCAACAGCACCACCGGTTGATAGCGAGCGCTGGCGATATCTTTAGGTACTTACGACCTCTTGGTCCTGGTTTTCCTAACGGTTTAATCGCGAACTGCTGATCAAGTCGGCCACCTTTCTATTATTTCAATTGAAAATATTGCTTCTACTTCGAAGCCTAAGCCTGCAGCTCAGCCATCAACCTAAACACGTGGACAGCGTACCGTCTACAAGTTTTTCGCCGCAAGTTGGAACACCCTCGCAGCTGTTAAGCACTTCCTGTGGTGTTCTTTTTACTACTGCACGTGATGCGACAACACGGCACCACCAAATTCTGGATCTGTCAACGTGCTGAATGTTCAAACAAGTTTATGAGAAGGCTCGCGACTGGCCAAACGAAATAAATCAGTGAaggtgcaaaaaaggcacttTCCTTTAGCAGTCCGGACATCAGGGTTAAGTGGATGTTCAGTAATCTCGGCAGCAGAAGACGACAGGCCGCGAGTGTGCTAAAAAAATTGGTCTCGGCGCAGTCACGCAGTCCAGTTTCGTGAAGTGTTCTATATTTTCTTTTCCGAGAACACGTCTCTCGTAAACTTTCGCTGCCGACACGACATGGCGACGTCACAGGCCAAACGCGATGCGAAGTAATCCCTCTCACCCGCTGACTACAGGCCCGGCAAGCTGCCGCTGTACCCGTACACCTTGGACTACGGCGTGCAGGAGGAGGTCTGTGGTAACGTCGTCTGTCCCAGAGGTGTCTTCCGGGGATTGTGGATGGTGCCCCTGAACTGGTTTGTTCGGAATGCTGTGGGCGGCGATGGAGCACGTGTCGAGAGCGTCTGCCCGGATATGCCTGACAGCTGTCGCCCACAGCCGACCACGGCTGCCGACATGCTCGACTTCCTCAGGTGCGAGTATAGCGGACTTTAAAGAGACTttgcaatgaattaaaagtcgcttgtaaatgttttcaatgcgtagaaatgatgctaatgaacATTCACtctaagtatgagtcttcggaagtGAGCCGGCAGTTTACTACGActtttttaaaaaccgtgttctTTAAAATTCGCGGgacgattggtgtgctcgtagtgaccgattttgaaactaaaatcatgaaaaaagacgtcactgtacccatgacgtcgccaggccaccacacgctgtcattcacggcagccacgacgtcacgggcacacttccggtagccgtgaaagtcgtctgctcgtgccgccgcgcgaccctctcaggacaagcgcgagccagggtattgccttcgcgcatatggtttcaattttcccctgccgcctccttctgtcgggagttccggagccactagCAGTGTCTTTTTCTTCCGCCCGAGAAGAATACGCCTTGCTGTGTCGTCGGCTGCAAACCCAGTGACTAGCGACGTGCTGAACTCAGGCACGTTATTCCCAGAGACGTGCGTGAGCGAGCTGCCTGGATGGAAcgcagccggtacggcgtgaacgcatagggctcgatgcccatcgcggccgtaagagtgAGTTGTCGCACCTCGAGGTCTAGGTCCGTTACTGCTGACTaccacagacgacaagcaaagaaacccgacgcgcgctgcAATCACGCTGCCGATGCTGGGTgcaacaaccggaagttgcaaagcgaacgtcagcAGATGACAtgttcatgggcggggcccagtcccagagctgttttctttgttgttttttgctggtgccccgcgtgtacgagttgaggggggtgAGGAGTATCGTAATTTTTAATCttctatatcttggttgttattggtgctagcttaaaaattcttgtgctggggtgacgagtgatgaaatgcctatctctcgtctattTTGCGTAATCTCAATTGATTACGTAATTTACAAGAGCGAACTCGGTTACATGATACATGTGCACGTGCTGAACCACAATTCCATTTCGTTCTTCTCCTGGAAACAACGTCTTTCAATTGGTAAGCCAGTAATGTGATTGGACCATTGCCGATACTAGAACATTCTGTCCTTAATGTCACATGGATCTCCGTTCACAAGAACAAGAACATGCATGCACTACAGACAGGGATTCTAGAAAGGGGGCAAAAGGAACATGGGTTCTGTGTATCTCCGCATTCCTCCTATTAATGAAGCCAACAGACCAAAGaaagcacaggggaatgtttttttcttaatttgaGTTGATCACTGAGAAATTAACAGTGAATTAATGTTATGACCAAAAAGTAAGATTGATTAGAATGTAGAGGAAAAGTAACCACATGTCGCCTGTGGgatacccgcagcggtggctcagtggttagggcgctctactactaatccagagtacccgggttcgaacccgaccgcggcggcagcgtttcgatggaggcgaaacgcaaaaggcgcccgtgtgctgcgctatAGGCACTAcagctgtgcgatgtccgtgcacgttaaagatccccaggtggtagaaattattccggagccctccactacagcacctctttcttctttcactcccttctttatcatttacggcgcggttgaggtgtcggccgagatgtgaaacagatactgcgccatttcatctcaaagaaaaaaagaacatcatTTTCATTTCGTGTGAGATCCAAAGCCATGATCTGCGTACGCCGCgaccggtgctctgccaactgagctatgaCGGCGGTTGTCCAATCTTCTATATTCGTAGGTATTTGTTTCGCGTAACCTAACAATGAGTGTGTtaaacagcgccaccctcgtccatagctgtGGACATAGAACGTCTGGTACAACCGCGAgtcggcttccttaatatgtatgTCACAACGAACCCCTCGTTACGCTCCCC
This portion of the Amblyomma americanum isolate KBUSLIRL-KWMA chromosome 10, ASM5285725v1, whole genome shotgun sequence genome encodes:
- the LOC144108786 gene encoding chitin deacetylase 8-like isoform X1, whose product is MIRSACCFLFLIYGHCAFDVARGAECDPAICRLEDNCLCMSNHPPGNLTVAETPQFVMITFDDAVNDQNMGFYRELLAPGRRRNRANGCNMAATFFVSAGYTDYSFVHELHSAGNEIALHSITHLNNMTYWRTLDVAGWEAEFVGVRQLLRDYALIPEKGMVGARAPFLEIGPGHGYAMMQKQGFLYDSSVSMRCVCTPGKLPLYPYTLDYGVQEEVCGNVVCPRGVFRGLWMVPLNWFVRNAVGGDGARVESVCPDMPDSCRPQPTTAADMLDFLRSNFDRHYHSNRAPFPVFIHENWLWEPERKRGFLSFVDWLLTKEDVFLVTVEEVVQFMKDPKPLGKYAQKKCSRTTEFQQCSEVHRCHFPESSIPEADCFFGCRPCPERYPWIEAVKIDTPNDRAGPAAAKQLYGAVSVVFFGCVLPFCMCVVAAKCSIRLFSLRCRKRFHIL
- the LOC144108786 gene encoding chitin deacetylase 8-like isoform X2, giving the protein MIRSACCFLFLIYGHCAFDVARGAECDPAICRLEDNCLCMSNHPPGNLTVAETPQFVMITFDDAVNDQNMGFYRELLAPGRRRNRANGCNMAATFFVSAGYTDYSFVHELHSAGNEIALHSITHLNNMTYWRTLDVAGWEAEFVGVRQLLRDYALIPEKGMVGARAPFLEIGPGHGYAMMQKQGFLYDSSVSMRPGKLPLYPYTLDYGVQEEVCGNVVCPRGVFRGLWMVPLNWFVRNAVGGDGARVESVCPDMPDSCRPQPTTAADMLDFLRSNFDRHYHSNRAPFPVFIHENWLWEPERKRGFLSFVDWLLTKEDVFLVTVEEVVQFMKDPKPLGKYAQKKCSRTTEFQQCSEVHRCHFPESSIPEADCFFGCRPCPERYPWIEAVKIDTPNDRAGPAAAKQLYGAVSVVFFGCVLPFCMCVVAAKCSIRLFSLRCRKRFHIL
- the LOC144108786 gene encoding chitin deacetylase 1-like isoform X3; amino-acid sequence: MIRSACCFLFLIYGHCAFDVARGAECDPAICRLEDNCLCMSNHPPGNLTVAETPQFVMITFDDAVNDQNMGFYRELLAPGRRRNRANGCNMAATFFVSAGYTDYSFVHELHSAGNEIALHSITHLNNMTYWRTLDVAGWEAEFVGVRQLLRDYALIPEKGMVGARAPFLEIGPGHGYAMMQKQGFLYDSSVSMRSNFDRHYHSNRAPFPVFIHENWLWEPERKRGFLSFVDWLLTKEDVFLVTVEEVVQFMKDPKPLGKYAQKKCSRTTEFQQCSEVHRCHFPESSIPEADCFFGCRPCPERYPWIEAVKIDTPNDRAGPAAAKQLYGAVSVVFFGCVLPFCMCVVAAKCSIRLFSLRCRKRFHIL